The stretch of DNA GTCGAGCGTCTTGATGCCCGCCTTGCCGAGCGTCACCAGCATCGCCTCGTTCAGATACGGCATACCGGCAAGCGCATCGTCGACGCCGAGCGCGGTGCGCTCCTCGCGGCTGGCGGCGTCGCGACGCTCCAAAGCCTCGGTCGCGCGGTTCTGCAACTCGCCCGCGAGGTCCTCGTCGAAGCCCTCGATGCCGGCGATCTCCTCGACCTCGACATAGGCGACCTCTTCGAGGTTGGTGAACCCTTCGGCGACCAGCAGCTGTGCGAGCGTCTCGTCGACGTCCAATTCCTTCTCGAACATCGCCGAACGCTCGACGAAGTCCTTCTGGCGCTTCTCGGAGGCATCGGCTTCGGTGAGGATATCGATCGCCTTGCCGGTCAGCTGCGACGCAAGCCGCACGTTCTGGCCACGACGACCGATCGCGAGGCTGAGCTGGTCATCGGGAACGACCACCTCGATGCGCTCTTCTTCCTCGTCGATCACGACGCGCGACACGGAGGCCGGCTGCAACGCGTTGACGACGAAGGTCGCGATGTCGGGCGACCAGGGGATGATGTCGATCTTCTCGCCCTGCATTTCCTGCACGACGGCCTGGACGCGGCTACCCTTCATGCCGACGCACGCGCCGACCGGATCGATGCTCGAATCATGCGAGATGACGCCGATCTTCGCGCGCGAACCGGGATCGCGCGCCGCGGCCTTGATCTCGATGATGCCGTCGTAGATCTCGGGCACTTCCTGCGCGAACAGCTTCTTCATGAAGTCGGGATGCGCGCGCGACAAAAAAATCTGCGGCCCGCGGTTCTCGCGGCGGACGTTGAGGATCAGCGAGCGGATGCGGTCGTTGACGCGCACCACTTCGCGCGGGATCTGCGCGTCGCGGCGGATGACGCCTTCTGCGCGGCCCAAATCGACGACGACATGGCCGAACTCGACGCGCTTGACGACGCCGGTGATGATCTCGCCTGCGCGGTCCTTATACTCTTCGAACTGGCGCTCGCGCTCGGCGTCGCGGACCTTCTGGAAGATGACCTGCTTGGCAGCCTGTGCGGCGATGCGACCGAATTCGATCGGGGGCAGCGGGTCGACGATGAAGTCGCCCAGCGCCGCGTCCTTCTGGAGCTTCTGCGCGCCCTTGACGTCGACCTGCTTGAAATAGTCGTCGACCGCCTCGACCACTTCGACGACCCGCCACAGGCGCAGATCGCCGGTGTTCGGATCGAGCTTTGCGCGGATGTCGTTCTCGGCGCCGTAGCGCGAGCGGGCGGCGCGCTGGATCGCGTCCTCCATCGCCTCGATCACGATCGCCTTGTCGATCATCTTCTCCGACGCGACCGAATTCGCGATCGCGATCAGTTCCGCGCGGTTTGCGGTGACTGCCGTGGCCATCAATGCTGTCCTTCTTCGGTGTCGGCCTCGTGAGCGTCGGGCTCATCGGTGGGCGTATCTTGATAGAAAACCTCGTCCGCGCCTTCGGTCGAAAGCGGCGCGGTCGCGGCGATGAGTCGGTCGGTCATGACGAGCTTGGCGTCGGCGACCTGCGAAAAGTCGATCGTCATGATCTTGTGCTTGTTGACGTCGACGGTGATCTTCGTCCCCTCGACGCCCATCAGGTTGCCCGAGATCTGCTTGCGGTCCTCGAACGGCTCGACGAGGCGGATGCGCGCCTCCTGGCCTTCCCAGTCTGCGAAGTCCTGCAGCCGGGTCAGCGGACGATCGATACCGGGGCTCGACACTTCGAGACGATACGCGTCCTCGCCGACCGGGTCCTTGCCCTCGGCTTCGAGCGCATCGAACTTGTCCGAGATGCGGCGCGACAGCTCGGCGCAATCGTCGATCAGCAACTGGCGGGTGTCGGGGCGCTCGGCCATCACCTGCAACGTCGGATCGGACTTGCCGCCCTGCATGCGCACGCGCACGAGGCTGAGGCCGAGCGCCTTTGCCTCGGGTTCGATCAGGTCGGTCAGCAGGGCGATATTCGCCATCGAAATTCCAAACAGGGCCAAAGCA from Sphingomonas faeni encodes:
- the rimP gene encoding ribosome maturation protein RimP, whose translation is MANIALLTDLIEPEAKALGLSLVRVRMQGGKSDPTLQVMAERPDTRQLLIDDCAELSRRISDKFDALEAEGKDPVGEDAYRLEVSSPGIDRPLTRLQDFADWEGQEARIRLVEPFEDRKQISGNLMGVEGTKITVDVNKHKIMTIDFSQVADAKLVMTDRLIAATAPLSTEGADEVFYQDTPTDEPDAHEADTEEGQH
- the nusA gene encoding transcription termination factor NusA yields the protein MATAVTANRAELIAIANSVASEKMIDKAIVIEAMEDAIQRAARSRYGAENDIRAKLDPNTGDLRLWRVVEVVEAVDDYFKQVDVKGAQKLQKDAALGDFIVDPLPPIEFGRIAAQAAKQVIFQKVRDAERERQFEEYKDRAGEIITGVVKRVEFGHVVVDLGRAEGVIRRDAQIPREVVRVNDRIRSLILNVRRENRGPQIFLSRAHPDFMKKLFAQEVPEIYDGIIEIKAAARDPGSRAKIGVISHDSSIDPVGACVGMKGSRVQAVVQEMQGEKIDIIPWSPDIATFVVNALQPASVSRVVIDEEEERIEVVVPDDQLSLAIGRRGQNVRLASQLTGKAIDILTEADASEKRQKDFVERSAMFEKELDVDETLAQLLVAEGFTNLEEVAYVEVEEIAGIEGFDEDLAGELQNRATEALERRDAASREERTALGVDDALAGMPYLNEAMLVTLGKAGIKTLDDLADLATDELVEKKRVEPRRRNEDAPKRPEPKGGILAEYGLSDEQGNEIIMAARAHWFEDEAPEASADDVEADVADETPVEEPSADDAVVEDAAAEETTADKAVAEDASADDASVEDAADKTDSKSEGDKA